One genomic region from Salinicola endophyticus encodes:
- the doeA gene encoding ectoine hydrolase DoeA (DoeA (degradation of ectoine A) is also called EutD (ectoine utilization D).): MFQVSLPFSREEYASRLHKVRVSMANRGLDVLIVSDPSNMAWLTGYDGWSFYVHQCVLVGLEGEPVWYGRRQDANGAWRTCWMHEERVRYYPDYYVQNPDMHPMEYLAQSVLPEYGWHTGSIGVEMDNYYFSARAYTSLVKELPHAKLSDATALVNWCRAIKSPQEIAYMRVAARIVEGMHSRILEMIEPGLAKSKLVSEIYRVGTEGWTDPNGVVHGGDYPAIVPLLPTGSDAAAPHLTWDDTPFRRGEGTFFEIAGCYKRYHAPLSRTVFLGTPPKEFLRGESALLEGIENGLAVAKPGNRCADIALALGAAMDKYGFDRGGARCGYPIGISYPPDWGERTMSLRPSDETILEPGMTFHFMPGMWMDDWGLEITESILITEQGAEPLCEFPRQLFVK; this comes from the coding sequence ATGTTCCAGGTTTCCCTGCCTTTTTCGCGTGAAGAGTACGCCAGCCGTTTGCACAAGGTGCGCGTGTCGATGGCCAATCGTGGTCTCGATGTGCTGATCGTCAGCGACCCCTCCAACATGGCCTGGCTGACCGGCTACGACGGCTGGTCGTTCTATGTCCATCAGTGCGTGCTGGTGGGTCTGGAGGGGGAGCCGGTGTGGTACGGCCGGCGTCAGGATGCCAATGGCGCCTGGCGCACCTGCTGGATGCACGAGGAGCGGGTGCGCTACTACCCGGACTACTATGTGCAGAATCCGGACATGCACCCGATGGAGTACCTGGCTCAGTCGGTGCTGCCGGAGTATGGCTGGCACACCGGCAGCATCGGTGTGGAGATGGACAACTACTACTTCTCGGCGCGGGCCTACACCAGCCTGGTCAAGGAGCTGCCCCACGCCAAGCTGAGCGATGCCACTGCGCTGGTCAACTGGTGCCGCGCGATCAAGTCGCCCCAGGAGATCGCCTACATGCGCGTCGCGGCGCGCATCGTCGAGGGCATGCACTCGCGCATTCTGGAGATGATCGAGCCGGGCCTGGCCAAGAGCAAGCTGGTCTCCGAGATCTACCGCGTCGGCACCGAGGGCTGGACCGACCCCAACGGCGTGGTGCATGGCGGCGACTATCCCGCCATCGTGCCGCTGCTGCCCACCGGCAGCGACGCCGCCGCGCCCCATCTGACCTGGGACGACACCCCCTTTCGCCGCGGCGAGGGGACGTTTTTCGAGATCGCCGGCTGCTACAAGCGCTACCACGCGCCGCTGTCGCGGACAGTGTTCCTGGGCACGCCGCCCAAGGAGTTCCTGCGTGGCGAGTCGGCGCTGCTCGAAGGTATCGAGAACGGCCTCGCCGTGGCCAAGCCCGGCAACCGCTGTGCCGACATCGCGCTGGCGCTGGGCGCGGCGATGGACAAGTACGGCTTCGACCGCGGTGGCGCGCGCTGCGGCTACCCCATCGGGATCAGCTATCCGCCGGACTGGGGCGAGCGCACCATGAGTCTGCGCCCTTCGGACGAGACGATCCTCGAGCCGGGGATGACGTTCCACTTCATGCCCGGCATGTGGATGGACGACTGGGGCCTGGAGATCACCGAGAGTATCCTGATCACCGAGCAGGGCGCCGAACCGCTGTGCGAGTTTCCCCGACAGCTGTTCGTCAAATAG
- the doeB gene encoding N(2)-acetyl-L-2,4-diaminobutanoate deacetylase DoeB, protein MSASPRPSPISASVDFDAQGVQHGFLKLPISVDESAWGAVMIPITVVANGEGPTALLTGGNHGDEYEGITALMKLANSLKAGDVRGRVIIVPMMNVPAAEAGKRTSPLDGGNLNRSFPGDPDGSVTSQIADYFTRVLVPMCDVALDLHSGGRTLDIVPFAAAHRLDDLNQERASLGGAVAFGAPYAMMMFELDATRLYDTAVESQGKTFVTTELGGGGTSTPASLAISERGVRNFLIHYGLIEGELESADEPMIYVDMPDASCYVQSEHAGLLELTVSLGEMVKQGDVLARIYDMTRTGTDPVEYRAQRDGVLIARRFPAKVGMGDTIAVVAEVVQSLERA, encoded by the coding sequence ATGTCCGCATCCCCGCGTCCCAGTCCGATCAGCGCCAGCGTCGACTTCGACGCCCAAGGCGTGCAGCACGGTTTTCTCAAGCTGCCGATCTCGGTAGACGAGTCCGCCTGGGGTGCGGTGATGATCCCGATCACCGTGGTCGCCAACGGCGAAGGGCCGACGGCGCTTCTCACCGGCGGTAATCATGGCGACGAATACGAGGGCATCACCGCGCTGATGAAGCTCGCCAACAGCCTCAAGGCGGGTGACGTGCGCGGGCGGGTGATCATCGTACCGATGATGAACGTGCCGGCGGCGGAAGCCGGCAAGCGCACCTCGCCGCTGGATGGCGGTAACCTCAACCGCAGCTTTCCCGGCGACCCCGACGGCAGCGTGACCAGCCAGATCGCCGACTACTTCACCCGCGTGCTGGTGCCGATGTGCGACGTCGCGCTCGACCTGCACTCCGGTGGGCGCACCCTGGATATCGTGCCCTTCGCCGCCGCCCATCGCCTCGACGATCTGAACCAGGAGCGCGCCAGCCTGGGCGGCGCGGTGGCCTTCGGCGCGCCCTACGCGATGATGATGTTCGAGCTCGACGCCACCCGGCTCTACGACACTGCGGTAGAGTCCCAGGGCAAGACCTTCGTCACCACCGAGCTCGGCGGCGGCGGCACCTCGACCCCGGCCAGCCTGGCCATCAGCGAGCGCGGCGTACGTAACTTCCTGATCCACTACGGCTTGATCGAAGGTGAGCTGGAGAGCGCCGACGAGCCGATGATATACGTCGACATGCCCGATGCTAGCTGCTATGTGCAGAGCGAGCACGCCGGGCTGCTCGAGTTGACGGTATCGCTGGGGGAGATGGTCAAGCAGGGCGACGTGCTGGCGCGGATCTATGACATGACCCGCACCGGTACCGACCCGGTCGAGTATCGCGCCCAGCGTGATGGCGTGCTGATCGCTCGGCGCTTCCCGGCCAAGGTCGGCATGGGTGACACCATCGCGGTGGTCGCCGAGGTGGTGCAGTCGTTGGAGAGAGCGTGA
- a CDS encoding Lrp/AsnC family transcriptional regulator encodes MKLDRYDLKILAILSRDGRITKSRLAEAINLSVSPCWERVKRLEKAGVIRGYSARIDTDVLVKLTPVWVQIELKQHNAESLARFERLVEESDAVAECFAIGGGMDYLVKIELESIDAYQRLIDAWLVSDLGIERYFTYIVTKTVKRHGPPALPDPEG; translated from the coding sequence GTGAAACTCGACCGCTACGATCTCAAGATCCTGGCGATCCTGAGCCGCGACGGGCGCATCACCAAGTCGCGCCTGGCGGAGGCGATCAACCTCTCCGTCAGTCCCTGCTGGGAGCGGGTCAAGCGGCTCGAGAAGGCGGGTGTGATCCGCGGCTACAGCGCGCGGATCGACACCGACGTACTGGTCAAGCTGACCCCGGTGTGGGTTCAGATCGAACTCAAGCAGCACAATGCCGAGAGCCTCGCGCGCTTCGAGCGCCTGGTCGAGGAGAGCGACGCCGTGGCCGAGTGTTTCGCCATCGGCGGCGGCATGGATTATCTGGTCAAGATCGAGCTGGAGAGCATCGACGCCTACCAGCGCCTGATCGACGCCTGGCTGGTGTCGGATCTCGGTATCGAACGCTATTTCACCTATATCGTCACCAAGACGGTCAAGCGTCACGGGCCACCGGCGCTGCCCGATCCCGAGGGCTGA
- a CDS encoding MFS transporter, whose amino-acid sequence MTLDTATEVDPRKLLDEAPMGRAQVLAVATTVALNALDGFDVLAISFAAPGIVAEWGINRAELGVVLAMELIGMALGSILLGGVTDRVGRRPVNLGCLLLMAVGMLMAARAGSVAELGAWRVLTGIGIGGMLASINATAAEYANHKSRNLCVSLMAIGYPLGAIVGGTIAAQLLRLFDWRAVFYFGALVTALMIPLTAWLLRETVPYLYQRRPAGALDRINRELRRLGHATVARLPAPPARNGSDSPLALFGPSLIRVTLLLTLAYFMHIATFYFILKWVPQIVVGMGFDPANAAGVLVWANIGGALGGALLGLLGRHLPVRRLTVAALCLSVIMVTLFGHGADSLAGISLLVALTGFCTNAGVVGLYALFAQRFPTAQRASGTGFAIGVGRGGAALSPIVVGVLFTLDLDLQAVAIVMALGAAIAAVAVLLLGPEPIQTEQLRAQEDNTSHTRLTPDSPGG is encoded by the coding sequence ATGACACTGGACACCGCCACTGAAGTCGATCCGCGCAAGCTACTCGACGAGGCCCCGATGGGGCGCGCCCAGGTTCTGGCCGTGGCGACCACGGTCGCACTCAATGCGCTGGATGGCTTCGACGTGCTGGCGATCAGCTTCGCCGCGCCGGGCATCGTCGCCGAGTGGGGAATCAACCGCGCCGAGCTCGGCGTGGTGCTGGCAATGGAACTGATCGGCATGGCCCTGGGCTCGATCCTGCTTGGCGGGGTGACCGATCGTGTCGGCCGGCGCCCGGTCAATCTCGGCTGCCTGCTGCTGATGGCAGTGGGCATGCTGATGGCGGCGCGCGCCGGTAGCGTGGCGGAGCTGGGTGCCTGGCGCGTGCTCACTGGCATCGGCATCGGCGGCATGCTCGCCTCGATCAACGCCACCGCCGCCGAGTACGCCAACCACAAGAGCCGCAACCTGTGCGTCTCGCTGATGGCGATCGGCTATCCGCTGGGCGCCATCGTCGGCGGCACCATCGCCGCCCAGCTACTGCGGCTGTTCGACTGGCGCGCGGTGTTCTACTTCGGCGCGCTGGTGACCGCGCTGATGATTCCGCTCACCGCCTGGCTGCTGCGCGAGACCGTGCCCTACCTCTACCAGCGCCGCCCTGCCGGGGCGCTCGACAGGATCAACCGCGAACTGCGCCGTCTCGGCCACGCCACGGTGGCACGGCTACCGGCACCGCCGGCCCGAAACGGCAGCGACTCGCCGCTGGCGCTGTTCGGCCCCTCGCTGATCCGGGTCACCCTGCTGCTGACGCTGGCCTACTTCATGCACATCGCCACTTTCTACTTCATCCTCAAGTGGGTGCCGCAGATCGTCGTCGGCATGGGATTCGACCCTGCCAACGCCGCCGGCGTGCTGGTCTGGGCCAATATCGGCGGGGCCCTGGGCGGTGCTCTGCTGGGGCTGCTCGGGCGCCATCTGCCGGTACGTCGCCTCACCGTCGCCGCCCTCTGCCTATCGGTCATCATGGTGACCCTGTTCGGCCATGGCGCCGACTCGCTGGCCGGCATCTCGCTGCTGGTCGCACTGACCGGCTTCTGCACCAACGCCGGCGTGGTGGGCCTCTATGCGCTGTTCGCTCAGCGCTTCCCCACCGCCCAGCGCGCCTCGGGCACCGGCTTCGCGATTGGCGTCGGCCGCGGTGGTGCGGCGCTGTCACCCATCGTGGTCGGCGTGCTGTTCACCCTCGATCTCGATCTGCAGGCGGTGGCGATCGTCATGGCTCTGGGGGCCGCGATCGCCGCGGTGGCCGTGCTGCTGCTCGGCCCCGAGCCGATTCAAACAGAGCAGCTCCGAGCCCAAGAAGACAATACCTCCCACACCCGGCTCACGCCGGATAGCCCGGGCGGCTAG
- a CDS encoding PDR/VanB family oxidoreductase has translation MNPRSLPSVHTPPRWAPATLARSHDLGSDVRLFEVRPDSGATAPYTPGSHLPLQLDFSGHPQTRHYSLLEEAGDAGVYRFAVKRLAHSRGGSEHLWQLAPGDPLTIAAPANHFPLSFASPEYLLIAGGIGITPLYGMALALQRAGKRLRLIYVSRDSAREHFATALSELGAALEVYSDSASAAPAIARAVTALDPAGEAYLCGPAGLRRQVRALWEAEARPPWALRYETFANGGERPEETFEVSVRNLGISFEVPPHRSLLESLLDHDIEALYDCQRGECGLCAVDVVSHEGSIDHRDVYFSARQHAADDKLCTCVSRIAGHGRVVIDTSRQGIRD, from the coding sequence ATGAACCCCCGCAGCCTGCCTTCGGTCCACACGCCGCCCCGTTGGGCGCCGGCCACCCTCGCGCGCAGCCACGATCTGGGTAGCGACGTGCGCCTGTTCGAGGTGCGCCCCGACAGCGGCGCGACCGCACCCTATACCCCGGGGAGCCATCTGCCGCTGCAGCTCGACTTCAGCGGCCACCCCCAGACCCGCCACTACTCACTGCTCGAGGAGGCCGGCGATGCCGGCGTCTACCGCTTCGCGGTCAAGCGCCTGGCCCACAGCCGCGGCGGCAGCGAGCACCTGTGGCAGCTCGCCCCCGGCGATCCGCTGACCATCGCGGCACCGGCCAACCACTTCCCGCTGTCGTTCGCCAGCCCCGAGTACCTGCTGATCGCCGGCGGTATCGGTATCACTCCGCTCTACGGCATGGCGCTGGCACTCCAGCGCGCCGGTAAGCGCCTGCGCCTGATCTACGTCTCCCGGGACAGTGCCCGCGAGCACTTCGCCACGGCGCTCTCTGAATTGGGGGCGGCGCTGGAGGTGTACTCGGATTCGGCCAGCGCGGCACCGGCGATCGCCCGCGCGGTGACCGCCCTCGATCCGGCCGGAGAGGCCTACCTGTGTGGCCCGGCGGGCCTGCGCCGACAGGTTCGCGCGCTGTGGGAAGCCGAGGCGCGGCCACCCTGGGCGCTGCGCTACGAGACCTTCGCCAACGGCGGCGAGCGCCCGGAAGAGACCTTCGAGGTCAGCGTGCGCAATCTGGGGATCAGCTTCGAGGTGCCACCGCACCGCTCACTGCTGGAGTCGCTGCTCGATCACGACATCGAGGCACTCTACGACTGCCAGCGCGGCGAGTGCGGCCTGTGTGCGGTCGACGTGGTCAGCCACGAGGGCAGCATCGACCACCGCGACGTCTACTTCAGCGCCCGCCAGCACGCCGCTGACGACAAGCTGTGTACCTGCGTCTCGCGCATTGCCGGCCACGGCCGCGTGGTGATCGATACCAGCCGTCAGGGTATCCGCGACTGA
- a CDS encoding GntR family transcriptional regulator, protein MRQSLKALLTLRNWILDGTLSAGERLWEPTLATRLAVSRTPLREALVRLEHEGLVETAERGGYAVRGFSPDYLKQTIEIRGTLEGLAARQAAEARHPASRLEPLHRLVERIDTIVSRAQLDEEALNRYVTLNGEFHQHLLALAESMALSEALERIGNLPFASPNAFVMSYAHSASAHRILFIANDQHRCLVDALATGEGARAEQIAREHARIAQRNLDSALAHPAGLDAVSGGALIRQP, encoded by the coding sequence ATGCGCCAATCGCTGAAAGCGCTGTTGACCCTGCGCAACTGGATTCTCGACGGCACCCTTAGCGCCGGCGAGCGCCTGTGGGAACCGACCCTGGCGACCCGTCTGGCGGTGTCGCGCACGCCGCTGCGCGAGGCCCTGGTGCGCCTCGAACACGAGGGACTGGTCGAAACCGCCGAGCGCGGTGGCTATGCGGTGCGCGGCTTCTCGCCCGACTACCTCAAGCAGACGATCGAGATTCGCGGCACGCTGGAAGGGCTCGCCGCGCGCCAGGCGGCGGAGGCGCGCCACCCGGCGTCACGCCTCGAGCCGCTGCACCGGCTGGTCGAGCGCATCGACACCATCGTCTCCCGGGCGCAGCTCGACGAGGAGGCGCTGAATCGCTACGTCACGCTCAACGGCGAGTTCCACCAGCATCTGCTCGCCCTCGCCGAGAGCATGGCACTGAGCGAGGCGCTGGAGCGCATCGGCAATCTGCCCTTCGCCTCGCCCAATGCCTTCGTCATGAGCTACGCCCATTCGGCGTCCGCGCACCGCATCCTGTTCATCGCCAACGATCAGCACCGCTGTCTGGTCGACGCTCTCGCCACCGGCGAGGGCGCGCGCGCCGAACAGATCGCCCGCGAGCACGCGCGCATCGCCCAGCGCAATCTGGACAGCGCGCTCGCCCACCCCGCCGGGCTGGATGCCGTCAGCGGCGGTGCGCTGATCCGTCAACCTTGA
- a CDS encoding aromatic ring-hydroxylating dioxygenase subunit alpha, whose product MSNRGYPLNAWYAAAWGHEIQHQLTPRTLCETDLVLYRRSDGEIAALQDACWHRLLPLSLGRLDGDSVVCGYHGLAFDPHGRCTHMPSQETINPAACVRSFPVAERHALVWVWMGDPAQADTATIPDFHWNADPALAGRGGTFYSLQCEYRLVIDNLLDLTHETFVHAGSIGHDSITRAPFDVTHDERSVTVQRWMLDGDAPPFWARQLGRDVPVDRWHNIHFEAPSTIVGDVGVAEAGTGAPQGDRSHGVTGYFLAALTPETATSCHYFWNFVRDHHLDDPNWTEYLHYAHVNDGQGVYDQDKAVLQAQQIAVSKYDRPPFYNLNIDAGAMWARRIIDRLIAAEETPPAGEQASAPSVFARQA is encoded by the coding sequence ATGTCCAACCGTGGCTATCCGTTGAACGCCTGGTACGCCGCCGCCTGGGGCCATGAGATCCAGCACCAGCTCACGCCGCGTACCCTCTGCGAAACCGATCTGGTGCTCTATCGCCGCAGCGACGGTGAAATCGCCGCGCTGCAGGATGCTTGCTGGCACCGCCTGCTGCCGCTGTCGCTGGGCCGCCTGGATGGCGACAGCGTGGTATGCGGCTATCATGGCCTGGCCTTTGATCCCCACGGCCGCTGCACCCACATGCCGTCGCAGGAGACGATCAACCCTGCCGCCTGCGTGCGCAGCTTCCCGGTGGCCGAGCGCCACGCCCTGGTGTGGGTATGGATGGGCGATCCGGCCCAGGCCGACACCGCCACCATCCCCGACTTCCACTGGAACGCCGACCCCGCCCTGGCCGGCCGCGGTGGCACCTTCTACAGCCTGCAGTGCGAATACCGGCTGGTGATCGACAACCTGCTCGACCTCACCCACGAGACCTTCGTCCACGCCGGCAGCATCGGCCACGACTCGATCACCCGGGCGCCGTTCGACGTCACCCACGACGAGCGCAGCGTCACCGTCCAGCGCTGGATGCTAGACGGTGACGCGCCGCCGTTCTGGGCCCGCCAGCTGGGTCGCGACGTGCCGGTGGATCGCTGGCACAACATCCACTTCGAGGCGCCCTCGACCATCGTCGGCGATGTCGGCGTGGCCGAAGCCGGCACCGGCGCGCCCCAGGGCGACCGCTCCCACGGGGTGACCGGCTACTTCCTGGCGGCGCTGACGCCGGAGACCGCCACCAGCTGCCACTACTTCTGGAACTTCGTGCGCGATCACCACCTCGACGACCCCAACTGGACCGAATACCTGCACTACGCCCACGTCAACGACGGCCAGGGGGTCTACGACCAGGACAAGGCGGTACTCCAGGCGCAGCAGATCGCGGTCTCGAAGTATGACCGCCCGCCGTTCTACAACCTCAACATCGACGCCGGCGCGATGTGGGCGCGACGCATCATCGACCGCCTGATCGCCGCCGAGGAGACGCCGCCTGCCGGTGAGCAGGCGTCAGCGCCCAGCGTCTTCGCGCGCCAGGCCTGA
- a CDS encoding NAD-dependent succinate-semialdehyde dehydrogenase: MKLNDPRLFRQYAYVDGKWTHGSEGREEAVVDPATGETLGHCALLEAAQITATVTAAEEAFAAWRALNVNARAEKLNAWYRLLHEHKEDLAYLMTREQGKPLKDARGEVDYGASFIQWFAEEAKRAYGMTIPSHIPDAALGTIKEPVGVSAMFTPWNFPLAMITRKAGAALAAGCPVIVKPANETPYSALALAELAERAGIPAGVFNVVTGDPATVSEVLCSDNRIRNISFTGSTRVGKLLMRQSSSSVKRMSLELGGNAPFIVCDDMDPDAAAKQAVAAKFQTAGQDCLAANRIFVQRGIYDAFIERFVAHMEALSVGNGLDECDIGPLIHRRAVEMAQGIVEDGVRRGARKLGGERSAPGANFFVPTLLADITPEMRVFREETFSPVAGVGVFDSDDEVIQLANDTEYGLAAYVYTHDVRRIWKLMRGLEYGMVSVNSVKMTGAPIPFGGIKQSGLGREGGAQGLEEYLDTKYYCLGSMPSASSS, translated from the coding sequence ATGAAACTCAACGACCCGCGTCTTTTCCGTCAGTACGCCTATGTCGACGGCAAGTGGACCCATGGCAGCGAGGGTCGCGAGGAGGCGGTGGTCGACCCCGCCACCGGCGAGACCCTGGGCCACTGTGCCCTGCTGGAAGCCGCCCAGATCACCGCCACTGTGACAGCCGCCGAGGAGGCGTTCGCCGCCTGGCGGGCGCTCAACGTCAATGCGCGCGCCGAGAAGCTCAACGCCTGGTACCGCCTGCTGCACGAGCACAAAGAGGATCTCGCCTATCTGATGACCCGCGAGCAGGGCAAGCCGCTCAAGGATGCCCGCGGTGAGGTCGACTATGGCGCCAGCTTCATCCAGTGGTTCGCCGAGGAGGCCAAGCGCGCCTACGGCATGACCATCCCCAGCCATATCCCCGATGCTGCCCTGGGTACGATCAAGGAGCCGGTGGGCGTGTCGGCGATGTTCACGCCGTGGAACTTCCCGCTGGCGATGATCACTCGCAAGGCGGGGGCGGCGCTCGCTGCGGGCTGCCCGGTGATCGTCAAGCCGGCCAACGAAACCCCTTACTCGGCGCTGGCGCTGGCCGAACTCGCCGAGCGCGCGGGCATCCCGGCCGGGGTGTTCAACGTGGTTACCGGTGACCCGGCGACGGTCTCCGAGGTGCTGTGCAGTGACAACCGCATCCGCAATATCTCGTTCACCGGCTCGACCCGGGTGGGCAAGCTGCTGATGCGCCAGAGTTCGTCGAGCGTCAAGCGCATGTCGCTGGAGCTGGGCGGTAACGCACCCTTCATCGTCTGCGACGACATGGACCCGGATGCCGCAGCCAAGCAAGCCGTGGCGGCCAAGTTCCAGACCGCAGGGCAGGACTGCCTGGCCGCCAACCGCATCTTCGTCCAGCGCGGTATCTACGACGCCTTCATCGAGCGCTTCGTCGCCCACATGGAAGCGCTGAGCGTGGGTAACGGGCTCGATGAGTGCGATATCGGCCCGCTGATCCACCGCCGCGCGGTGGAGATGGCTCAGGGCATCGTCGAGGACGGGGTGCGCCGCGGCGCGCGCAAGCTCGGCGGCGAGCGTTCGGCGCCGGGGGCCAACTTCTTCGTGCCCACGCTGCTCGCCGACATCACCCCGGAGATGCGCGTGTTCCGCGAGGAGACCTTCTCGCCGGTGGCGGGTGTCGGCGTGTTCGACAGCGACGACGAGGTGATCCAGCTGGCCAACGACACCGAGTACGGCCTCGCCGCCTATGTCTATACCCACGACGTGCGGCGTATCTGGAAGCTGATGCGCGGGCTGGAGTACGGCATGGTCAGCGTCAACAGCGTCAAGATGACCGGTGCACCGATTCCCTTCGGCGGCATCAAGCAGTCCGGCCTCGGCCGTGAGGGCGGGGCCCAGGGGCTCGAGGAGTATCTGGACACCAAGTATTACTGCCTGGGGAGTATGCCTTCGGCCAGCTCTTCTTGA
- a CDS encoding aminotransferase: protein MTDTRSLIDNDRRHVFHASTHLRDYAHGDAPGRIITGGQGISIVDRDGREMIDAFAGLYCVNIGYGRSEIAEAIYAQAKELAYYHTYVGHSNEPLIALSERIAKLAGHGLNKVYYGLSGSDANETQIKLVRYYHNVTGRPQKKKIISRQRGYHGSSIAAGSLTGLPAFHQHFDLPIEGVLHTEAPYYYRRPRGEMSEREFSAYCAEQLEALIQREGPETVGAFIGEPVLGTGGIIPPPEGYWEAIQAVLKRHDILLISDEVVSGFGRLGSDFGFQHYGIQPDLVTIAKGLTSAYQPLSGVIVGERVWKALEDGTGEFGPIGHGWTYSGHPLGAAAAMANLDIIERENLVGNAAETGAYFNAQLAKTFGEHPLVGDVRGQGLMAALEFAPQKGAYTPFDPALKVGPRVAAAALEENLIARAMPNGDILGFAPPLVIDRGQVDEVIARAKRAIDKVTDELTRSGDLQG, encoded by the coding sequence ATGACCGATACGCGTAGCCTGATCGACAACGATCGCCGCCACGTCTTCCACGCCTCCACCCATCTGCGCGATTACGCCCATGGCGATGCGCCGGGGCGTATCATCACCGGCGGCCAGGGGATCTCCATCGTCGACCGCGACGGGCGCGAGATGATCGATGCCTTCGCCGGGCTCTACTGCGTCAACATCGGCTACGGGCGCAGCGAGATCGCCGAGGCCATCTACGCCCAGGCCAAGGAACTCGCCTACTACCACACCTATGTCGGCCACTCCAACGAGCCGCTGATCGCGCTCTCCGAGCGCATCGCCAAGCTCGCCGGTCATGGCTTGAACAAGGTCTACTACGGGCTCTCCGGCAGCGATGCCAACGAGACCCAGATCAAACTGGTGCGCTACTACCACAATGTCACCGGCCGGCCGCAGAAGAAAAAGATCATCTCGCGCCAGCGCGGCTACCACGGCTCCAGCATCGCCGCCGGTTCGCTCACCGGGCTGCCCGCCTTCCATCAGCACTTCGACCTGCCGATCGAAGGCGTGCTGCATACCGAGGCCCCGTATTATTACCGCCGGCCCCGGGGCGAGATGAGCGAACGCGAGTTCTCCGCCTACTGCGCCGAGCAGCTGGAGGCGCTGATCCAGCGCGAGGGCCCGGAGACCGTGGGCGCCTTCATCGGCGAGCCGGTACTCGGCACAGGCGGCATCATTCCGCCGCCGGAGGGCTACTGGGAAGCGATTCAGGCGGTGCTCAAGCGCCACGACATCCTGCTGATCAGCGACGAGGTAGTCAGCGGTTTCGGGCGTCTGGGCAGCGATTTCGGCTTCCAGCACTACGGCATCCAGCCGGATCTGGTGACCATCGCCAAGGGGCTGACCAGTGCTTATCAGCCGCTCTCCGGGGTGATCGTCGGCGAGCGGGTGTGGAAGGCGCTGGAAGATGGCACCGGTGAGTTCGGCCCGATCGGCCACGGCTGGACCTACTCCGGGCACCCGCTAGGCGCAGCGGCGGCGATGGCCAACCTGGACATCATCGAGCGCGAGAATCTGGTCGGTAACGCCGCCGAGACCGGCGCCTACTTCAACGCCCAGCTGGCCAAGACCTTCGGCGAGCACCCGCTGGTGGGCGACGTGCGCGGCCAGGGGCTGATGGCGGCACTCGAGTTCGCGCCGCAGAAGGGCGCCTACACCCCCTTCGACCCGGCGCTCAAGGTCGGCCCGCGGGTCGCGGCGGCGGCGCTCGAGGAGAACCTGATCGCCCGCGCCATGCCCAACGGCGACATCCTCGGCTTCGCTCCGCCGCTGGTGATCGACCGTGGCCAGGTCGACGAGGTGATCGCCCGTGCCAAGCGTGCCATCGACAAGGTGACCGACGAGCTGACGCGTAGCGGCGATCTGCAGGGGTGA